Within the Portunus trituberculatus isolate SZX2019 chromosome 26, ASM1759143v1, whole genome shotgun sequence genome, the region atatatatatatatatatatatatatatatatatatatatatatccacactTCCTTTTGGTAATACAGCAAGACAGGTTTGTTCAGTGACTACAATTTAATATTCACAATGCCCATTGGTCTAAATTTCACACAGGCCCTTCACTTATTTGTCGTCATGACAAGTTATAAATTAATGGATTTTTCAGTTGCACAGAGAGCTCAAGGAATTGCAAGTGGGGGCAGTGTAGTCAGACAACTTACTCCAgtgcagcaccaccagcaaccACATCTTATCAAGAGAACCcatgtctctctcctccaccagaAGCTATGTAAGGCAATATGGACAGTCTTTTGTCACCAAACTTCCCTTACTAAAATTTGGCTTGTGACTTATCAGTACTATTAGCATTTAAAAAATCACTTATATGTATTATTCTTGTTTCCATTTTGTATATGTTTATTTCTATTCACACTTGCatttgaaatatataaaactttCTTCAAGTTGAAGCTTTTTTATAAACTCTGAAGAAAGTTATTGGAAATACTAGTATTGATTTCATGAAATGTGCTGATCTCATTGCATACTACTATCGCAATATCTACAAGGGGAGACCAACGCATCCTTAGAGCAAAACTTGGCTGAGTGCATCCGTGGCCCACTGAAGGAACAGAGCAGCCGCATGCAACACCTCAGCGGAACCTTATCAGCAGTTCAAACCTCCACCCTGTCAACTCACAATGCTCTCACTCAAGCCTCTCGCAACCTCTCTCGTACTGACTTCCTTCTTGCTGGCTTAGATGATAACCCTTTGTCCTCACTGAAAATTGTGCAATgacaaacaagtaaatagaaCATTTAACATACCATTAAGTATGTACATAGACAGTTACTGTTATTCTTGTTATAGTGTGTGTTGCTTCTGTGCTGGCAATTCTTGTATACCCTCATTCTTTCACATCTATTCTCTCCAAGTGATGTAAGTCCTCTCAGGGTGCTACagtttactaccaccacaattcCTCTTCTATGTAATCTCATTATTGCAGCACCAATGTATCCACTTAATAGTTTTTATTGCACACACCAAGCATTCCAACTATGCTCCATTCTACTTTCCACTGTGTAGCAACTCTTAGATGACTAATTTATCTAGATTACATCAGAGACCTTTGATTACTGTGATGGCAAAGATCAGTGCTAAACTACTTAACCATCATGTGATTTTTCACTGTAAGcacaccttcctcccttttatAACAAGCTGAAATGATCCTATCACTTTagctctctccatctcttcataTTTGCACTTCACTACCACACCATTCTACTCTATGTAGATCTGAAACATCTAACATTTTTTCTCTACAAACaaatatgtaagaggaaaacttttgatagatatcatcaaaggtgtgtgtgtgtgtgtgtgtgtgtgtgtgtgtgtgtgtgtgtgtgtgtgtgtgtgtgtgtgtgtgtgtgtgtgtgtgtgtgtgtgtgtgtgtgtgtaatgatcaTATCAAACATAATACAGTTACAGTTCCTAATATGTTATCAATGACCCAGTCATTGCAATAGAACTTtgactaataaagaaaaatttccCAAGTTAGATGCTTCTCAATTTGATATGACGGGTGTGGCTTTTAAGTTCACTTCATGGCTAAACAATGACAACATTCCATCTCAATATTTTCCCACAGATGTACATAATTTGATAATAATGTATTCATCACATATAAATAATATTACCGAGTTGTCAGTATATCTTGCAATTGGCCCAAAGTCTGGATAGTATCCAGTCATAGACACTTATGGTtgactttattattttcttaaattATCCACATTTCATATAACAAGCTATACATAGAATTTCAAGATGCCTTGAGGAGGGCAGGTCATGTCTCACCCTATACTTAGTTTGTTTTGCATCGTAAGAACTGAAACTTAATTTAGTCACATCTTGTCAGATCTTATGATGACATTATCACAAGTTATGAGGAGTATATGAAAGGTATACATTATG harbors:
- the LOC123509207 gene encoding uncharacterized protein LOC123509207 isoform X2, with product MSGVQGIIVSGEASESDEEEEFCAAQAKGQLLAQRAQGIASGGSVVRQLTPVQHHQQPHLIKRTHVSLLHQKLWETNASLEQNLAECIRGPLKEQSSRMQHLSGTLSAVQTSTLSTHNALTQASRNLSRTDFLLAGLDDNPLSSLKIVQ
- the LOC123509207 gene encoding uncharacterized protein LOC123509207 isoform X1; translation: MKRRSFVRPRPKANYVSDGVLSTVHVCLGYLPKCCSRVAQRAQGIASGGSVVRQLTPVQHHQQPHLIKRTHVSLLHQKLWETNASLEQNLAECIRGPLKEQSSRMQHLSGTLSAVQTSTLSTHNALTQASRNLSRTDFLLAGLDDNPLSSLKIVQ